The following proteins are encoded in a genomic region of Oncorhynchus keta strain PuntledgeMale-10-30-2019 chromosome 35, Oket_V2, whole genome shotgun sequence:
- the LOC118369075 gene encoding MAP/microtubule affinity-regulating kinase 3-like isoform X12, whose translation MSTKTPLPTVNEKETESHTSHSNGRQEVTARSVRSGVRTRNSGADEQPHVGNYRLLKTIGKGNFAKVKLARHILTGREVAIKIIDKTQLNPNSLQKAFSSLNLYGDRI comes from the exons ATGTCAACAAAAACTCCTCTACCTACAGTCAatgagaaagagacggagagc CATACGTCTCACAGCAATGGGCGCCAGGAGGTCACCGCTCGCTCTGTCCGCTCAGGGGTCCGCACCCGGAACTCTGGTGCCGACGAGCAGCCTCATGTGGGGAACTACCGACTCCTGAAGACCATTGGGAAGGGCAACTTCGCCAAGGTCAAGCTGGCCCGTCACATCCTCACTggcagagag GTGGCGATAAAGATTATCGATAAGACACAACTGAACCCAAACAGCCTTCAAAAG gcattttcatctttgaacttatatggtgatcgcatctaa
- the LOC118368212 gene encoding eukaryotic translation initiation factor 5-like, whose amino-acid sequence MSVNVNRSVADQFYRYKMPRLIAKVEGKGNGIKTVIVNMTDVAKALSRPPTYPTKFFGCELGAQTQFDAKNDRFIVNGSHEANKLQDMLDIFIRKFVLCPECDNPETDLHINPKKQTIGNSCKACGYRGMLDTRHKLCTFILKNPPENEPGSVKEKKEKKNRKKDKENGSGSGEAGNHNDIDAPVVVDGDDDDEDWAEETTEEAQRRRMEEISAHAKNLTLSEDLEKTLEERVNIFYNFVKQKREDGAIDAADKEILAEAERLDVTAMGPLILSELLFDENIRDQIKKYKRHFLRFCVNNKKAQKYLLGGFECLVKLHQAQLLSRVPVILKDLYDADLVEEDVILSWAEKVSKKYVSKELAKEIHAKAAPFIKWLKEAEEESEGSEEEEAEDENVEVVYDSSARELKVETVKPDKPEEEEDYFDIDAI is encoded by the exons CCGTCTGATTGCTAAG GTTGAGGGCAAGGGAAATGGAATCAAGACGGTCATTGTCAACATGACTGATGTTGCAAAGGCACTGAGTCGGCCTCCAACAT ATCCGACCAAGTTTTTTGGTTGTGAGCTTGGTGCGCAGACCCAGTTTGATGCAAAGAATGACCGCTTCATCGTCAACGGATCCCATGAGGCGAACAAGTTGCAGGACATGCTTGACATATTTATCCGTAAATTTGTGCTATGTCCTGAGTGTGATAACCCTGAAACCGATTTG CATATCAATCCTAAGAAACAAACCATTGGTAACTCCTGTAAGGCCTGTGGGTACCGTGGCATGTTAGACACACGACACAAGCTCTGCACGTTTATCCTCAAAAACCCACCAG AAAATGAACCTGGATCTGTGAAGGAGAAAAAAGAGAAGAAGAACCGTAAGAAGGACAAGGAAAATGGCTCTGGCAGCGGAGAGGCTGGGAACCATAACGACATAGATGCCCCTGTTGTCGTG GacggtgatgatgatgacgagGATTGGGCAGAGGAGACCACTGAGGAGGCACAGAGAAGAAGAATGGAGGAGATCAGTGCCCATGCCAAAAACCTGACCCTCAGTGAGGACCTGGAGAAGACCCTGGAGGAGAGGGTCAACATATTCTATAACTTTGTCAAA CAAAAAAGGGAGGATGGCGCTATTGATGCAGCAGATAAGGAGATCTTGGCAGAGGCAGAGCGTCTGGATGTGACGGCCATGGGACCGCTGATCCTGAGCGAACTACTGTTCGACGAAAACATCCGTGACCAGATAAAGAAATACAAACGCCATTTCCTTCGC TTCTGTGTGAATAATAAGAAGGCCCAGAAATACCTCCTGGGAGGATTTGAGTGCCTGGTAAAGCTGCACCAAGCCCAGCTGCTGTCCCGTGTGCCTGTCATACTCAAAGACCTGTATGATGCTGATCTAGTGGAGGAGGATGTAATACTGTCCTGGGCAGAGAAG GTGTCTAAGAAATATGTCTCTAAGGAACTTGCCAAAGAGATCCATGCGAAGGCAGCTCCTTTCATCAAGTGGCTGAAGGAGGCGGAGGAAGAGAGCGAGGGCAGTGAGGAAGAAGAGGCGGAGGATGAAAATGTGGAG GTTGTATATGATTCTTCTGCTCGGGAACTGAAAGTGGAGACCGTAAAACCGGACAAgcctgaggaggaagaggactaCTTTGATATTGATGCAATTTAA